In a single window of the Renibacterium salmoninarum ATCC 33209 genome:
- a CDS encoding 3-oxoacyl-ACP synthase III family protein — protein MTFKEEQCRKVAARISAIGVFLPEQTRSTEETEAELRRLNPGLDLPFGLIKRLTGVERVHLRPEGWQTSDLAVAAAADALRGQDQPIELLIFASASQDLIEPATSHIVAAKLGLTCPVLDVKNACNSVLNAIQIADALIKTGQYGRVLIVSGEQPSHAVRWQLANKSQFLRAFPGYTMSDGGAAVVLERTELPASAIGSAPATVPHVLGSHFVADSKHWQVGTLGTGGSMDPHAEHSSYFDMDGRALRDAFMQLGPEPIFKGLRNMNVQTSDLDLIAIHQVATTMLTPIMEVFVLPRERCVDTVAEHGNLASVTLPLQLKTALRDGRLRESSDTTLGSLVGLVGLAGGISLGLMVVRL, from the coding sequence ATGACCTTCAAGGAAGAGCAGTGCCGAAAAGTAGCCGCTCGAATTTCTGCAATTGGCGTCTTTTTGCCCGAACAAACCCGCAGCACCGAAGAAACCGAGGCAGAACTTCGCCGGCTCAATCCAGGGCTTGATTTACCGTTCGGCTTGATCAAACGGTTGACCGGCGTCGAACGAGTTCATCTTCGGCCGGAAGGTTGGCAAACCTCAGATCTAGCCGTTGCCGCGGCAGCAGATGCGCTTCGTGGCCAGGATCAACCCATTGAATTACTCATTTTCGCTTCGGCCAGCCAGGACCTTATTGAGCCAGCAACAAGCCATATCGTGGCGGCCAAGCTGGGGCTCACCTGCCCTGTGCTGGATGTGAAAAACGCCTGCAATTCAGTGCTCAATGCAATTCAGATAGCAGATGCGTTGATCAAGACTGGACAATATGGTCGAGTTCTCATTGTCAGCGGCGAACAACCAAGCCATGCTGTTCGTTGGCAGCTAGCCAATAAGTCCCAGTTCCTCCGGGCTTTTCCGGGCTACACGATGAGCGACGGCGGGGCCGCCGTGGTGCTGGAACGCACCGAGCTGCCTGCCTCCGCGATAGGCAGCGCTCCGGCTACCGTGCCACATGTCCTCGGCTCACACTTTGTTGCTGACTCCAAGCACTGGCAAGTTGGCACCTTAGGCACGGGCGGATCAATGGATCCACATGCCGAGCACAGCAGCTATTTCGACATGGACGGACGCGCCCTTCGCGACGCATTTATGCAACTTGGACCGGAGCCAATCTTCAAGGGCTTGCGCAATATGAACGTGCAAACTTCTGATCTGGACCTCATTGCAATCCATCAGGTTGCCACCACAATGTTGACACCAATAATGGAGGTCTTTGTCCTACCCCGGGAACGTTGTGTGGATACCGTTGCTGAACACGGAAATCTTGCCTCGGTGACCTTACCGCTCCAGCTAAAAACCGCGCTGCGCGATGGTCGACTGCGCGAATCTTCAGATACTACGCTCGGCAGCTTAGTTGGCCTGGTTGGCCTAGCTGGCGGCATCAGCCTAGGGCTTATGGTGGTGCGGCTATGA
- a CDS encoding cytochrome P450 has translation MTSARLAARWESRVQRAAHPFTYPALRLAPAPLLRVPGLGVLVRDPDTVRQILVKSDAFAKNGPGTSSDLWTPVLGQKVLLNMSGVEHAEMRRKLAPLFAPSFVEALSRKSLSAPLAEFAARLRSGESIDFVQEAHRYSSIVISQLVGLPASSVHDNSLYQKIHQISGTVSLRNLSLAAEQIQAAREIMSGLSAQASQAYLAADPNTVPGRMRELGLDQDEALGAVGAFALTGTETLTSYLPRLLALLLDSGWLNRLVLDRSLTEAAISEGLRISTPVLVMLRRVRSATVINQHRFRADERVILLGFRINQAAGKFDPSKNQSSDLKQLWFGGGAHFCLGDPLAMSQIRLVLNAILDALAESGAQLRVVSRRPARNVLIPAYAKLMVSQ, from the coding sequence ATGACTAGCGCCAGACTAGCTGCCCGATGGGAATCTCGCGTACAGCGGGCTGCTCACCCCTTCACCTATCCAGCGCTGCGGCTTGCGCCCGCACCTTTGCTTCGGGTGCCGGGTCTTGGGGTTTTAGTGCGAGACCCAGATACGGTCCGGCAAATTCTGGTTAAATCGGATGCCTTTGCCAAGAATGGGCCGGGCACTTCCTCGGATCTATGGACACCTGTGCTGGGCCAAAAGGTCTTGCTCAACATGTCCGGCGTCGAACACGCCGAAATGCGCCGCAAACTCGCACCACTTTTCGCGCCCTCCTTCGTCGAGGCGCTTAGCCGCAAGTCGCTCAGCGCACCGTTAGCCGAGTTTGCCGCGCGGCTGCGTTCCGGCGAGTCGATCGATTTTGTTCAAGAAGCTCATCGATATTCTTCGATTGTCATTTCTCAACTAGTCGGCTTACCCGCCTCATCAGTCCACGACAATTCGCTTTATCAAAAAATCCACCAAATTAGTGGCACCGTCAGCTTGAGAAATCTTTCGCTGGCAGCTGAGCAAATCCAAGCCGCGCGGGAAATTATGTCTGGCCTCAGCGCTCAAGCGAGCCAAGCGTATCTGGCGGCCGATCCCAACACGGTGCCGGGCCGAATGCGCGAGCTAGGCCTAGATCAAGATGAAGCGCTGGGAGCAGTTGGCGCTTTCGCACTCACTGGCACCGAGACGCTCACCTCGTATCTACCGCGGCTGCTTGCCCTGCTACTTGATTCGGGCTGGCTAAACCGGCTTGTGCTTGATCGCTCGCTCACCGAGGCTGCAATCTCCGAAGGATTAAGAATTAGCACACCGGTGCTAGTGATGCTTCGCCGCGTGCGTTCAGCAACTGTGATCAATCAGCATCGGTTTCGCGCCGACGAAAGAGTGATCCTTTTAGGATTCAGAATCAACCAAGCCGCGGGGAAGTTTGATCCGAGCAAAAACCAATCCTCGGATCTGAAACAACTTTGGTTTGGCGGAGGGGCCCACTTTTGCCTAGGTGATCCATTAGCCATGAGTCAGATCAGATTGGTCCTCAACGCTATTCTTGACGCGCTGGCAGAATCAGGCGCACAGCTGCGCGTTGTTAGCAGACGCCCGGCACGAAACGTGCTCATTCCGGCCTACGCAAAACTGATGGTTTCGCAGTGA
- a CDS encoding NAD-dependent epimerase/dehydratase family protein codes for MKILVTGASGFIGGAIATSLATAGHQVLGTGRRSPGWLALSGSRYQYWDLFSAAPDWQPDVVVHCAGLAEDRVNLAAAIRANRDGTVAVRNAYPAAKFVHLSSSSVYPSKDSASFCTGSSCPRRGFDRCVCNLKGGR; via the coding sequence GTGAAGATCCTGGTAACAGGAGCCAGCGGATTTATTGGCGGCGCGATCGCAACTAGCCTAGCTACGGCTGGGCACCAAGTTCTTGGTACTGGCCGGCGCTCTCCGGGTTGGCTAGCGCTTAGCGGCTCAAGGTACCAATATTGGGACTTATTTAGCGCAGCACCAGATTGGCAACCGGATGTAGTAGTACATTGTGCCGGCCTGGCTGAGGATCGAGTTAACTTGGCTGCGGCGATACGCGCCAATCGAGACGGGACTGTGGCGGTTCGCAACGCTTATCCCGCTGCAAAATTTGTGCACCTCTCCTCTTCAAGTGTTTATCCGTCAAAAGATTCAGCATCATTTTGTACCGGAAGCAGCTGCCCAAGGCGCGGCTTTGATCGGTGCGTATGCAATCTCAAAGGCGGCCGCTGA
- a CDS encoding NAD-dependent epimerase/dehydratase family protein, which translates to MFIRQKIQHHFVPEAAAQGAALIGAYAISKAAAETALATLEASGPTIILRPHAVYGRGDNTLLPRLEHAAVSGILALPGDGRAMHSLTHIDNLVQAVHLALQHNSNDVFNICDAAPVELSAAIIELLARRGRPVRIRSVNYQMALAAASLAERFSGVLGARKYPLTQYSVAQLALERTYDLSAAQLRLGFRPLATDFTGAETW; encoded by the coding sequence GTGTTTATCCGTCAAAAGATTCAGCATCATTTTGTACCGGAAGCAGCTGCCCAAGGCGCGGCTTTGATCGGTGCGTATGCAATCTCAAAGGCGGCCGCTGAGACCGCGCTAGCTACCCTTGAGGCATCCGGACCAACGATCATCTTGCGCCCACATGCGGTATATGGTCGCGGGGATAACACACTACTTCCGCGGCTAGAACATGCAGCTGTATCTGGCATACTGGCGCTGCCAGGCGACGGCCGGGCAATGCACTCGCTGACACATATCGACAACCTAGTTCAAGCAGTCCATCTAGCCTTGCAGCACAACAGCAACGACGTTTTCAACATCTGTGATGCCGCACCGGTCGAGCTTAGTGCGGCCATTATTGAACTCCTGGCTAGGCGGGGTCGGCCAGTTCGAATTCGATCGGTGAACTACCAAATGGCCCTGGCTGCTGCCAGCCTTGCCGAACGCTTCTCCGGCGTCCTGGGTGCGAGAAAATATCCACTGACCCAATATTCGGTTGCTCAATTGGCGCTGGAACGCACCTATGATCTGTCCGCGGCTCAACTCCGGCTTGGCTTTCGACCATTAGCCACCGACTTCACTGGCGCTGAAACATGGTGA
- a CDS encoding OsmC family protein produces MDLKHPNEHHYAINTVWTGNRGTGTSGYRDYGRDHLVRAEGVPDLLGSADPTFRGDKDRWNPELLLLTALSQCHMLSYLHAAVENNVIVTGYQDAAIGTMVLNHDGSGQFVSVTLRPLVQLADESQTELARSLHHRASQLCFIARSVNFPVLHEPL; encoded by the coding sequence ATGGACCTCAAGCATCCGAACGAGCACCATTACGCAATCAACACCGTCTGGACCGGAAATCGGGGCACGGGCACCTCGGGCTATCGCGACTATGGGCGAGATCACTTGGTTCGTGCTGAAGGCGTGCCAGACCTACTCGGCTCTGCCGATCCAACGTTTCGAGGTGACAAAGACCGTTGGAATCCCGAGCTATTATTGCTGACTGCGCTGAGCCAATGCCATATGCTCTCCTACCTTCATGCTGCGGTAGAAAATAACGTAATAGTCACCGGATATCAGGACGCAGCCATTGGCACGATGGTGCTTAACCACGATGGAAGTGGCCAATTCGTTTCGGTTACCTTGCGCCCTCTAGTGCAACTTGCCGACGAAAGCCAAACAGAGCTTGCCCGAAGTCTCCACCACCGGGCGTCTCAATTATGTTTCATCGCCCGCAGCGTAAATTTCCCAGTGCTTCACGAGCCGCTCTAA
- a CDS encoding NAD-dependent epimerase/dehydratase family protein: MRLLVLGGTVFLSKTLVKQALERGHEVTVLARGNGSVPRGANLHRADRDQGRAAFDGLDGEWDAVIDVGRIPEHVKAAAAALAGRVRQWCFVSTVSVYATQSRLGDDESAELLPALAEGEDPATHYGEAKIACEQILVEQVE; this comes from the coding sequence ATGCGACTTCTGGTTCTCGGTGGAACGGTATTCCTGTCAAAGACACTCGTAAAGCAGGCTCTTGAACGGGGGCACGAGGTCACTGTTTTGGCCCGGGGGAACGGCAGTGTTCCGCGAGGTGCCAATTTGCATCGCGCTGACCGAGATCAGGGCCGGGCAGCTTTCGATGGCCTTGACGGTGAGTGGGATGCAGTTATCGACGTCGGACGGATTCCTGAGCACGTCAAGGCTGCAGCGGCGGCGCTGGCGGGCAGGGTTCGGCAATGGTGTTTTGTGTCCACTGTTTCGGTCTACGCCACACAATCACGGTTGGGCGACGATGAAAGTGCTGAGCTGCTGCCTGCCTTAGCCGAGGGCGAAGATCCAGCAACACATTATGGCGAGGCCAAAATAGCTTGTGAACAGATATTGGTTGAGCAGGTTGAGTAA